The Sorangiineae bacterium MSr11954 DNA segment CTGCAGGTGGACATCGCGCCGCTCGGCGCTGCGGGCATCGGCGGGGTGGGGGAGCTCCCCGCCGTATCCCTGCCGTTGATCGGCGCCTTCTTGGCGGCGTTCTATTCGGCCGACAACACGCCGGAAGATGCCGCGAGCGCAGACAAATCCGGCGCCAAGGGCGCGCGCCTCCCCGAGAAAAAGGCGCCGGCGGGCAAGCGCACCCGCGTGGCTTCGAGCGAAGACGATGAAGACGTCGACGCCGACGTGGCCATCGGCAAACGTTCGAAGCGGTAATCATCGAAAACCGCCGCCCGACGAGCTTTGCGCGTCGGCCCCACGGCAAAACCTTCGAACGCGATGACGTCGATCGCCTCCGTCGCGATCCTGTTGCCGCGTCGTGAAAAACGGTTCCCGTGGACGATGCTCTGCGAGGAGCGCACTGCGGGAATGGGATGGCGCTCGAGGTACGCGGCGCTGTCCCTAGTCGCCGAAGACTTCGCGCATCCGACGTTCGGCCGAGTCTGCCAAATCCTGCGAGACGAGTTGCAGGTAGGTGCCCGCTTTATCCATTCGGGCGCCCGCGGGCGTGGTGGGGCCGAGGATTTCCGCGCCCTCACGGTGGATCGCGGCCAGCAGCAGGGTGGCGCGGGCGCTGGCGAGAACGGCACGGTGCCCGCCGTACTTTTCGAGTGAATACCTTTGCTTGCGCCGAGCTCCGTGCTCGCGGACGAGGAGCTCCTGCCCCTCGGCCCAGCCGACGGCCGTGGACACGGCGGCCGGGCTGACCCGGAGCCGCTGTACCAGCTCGGCGGACGTGAGCTTGCCGGAGTCGGCGGTGAACAAACACGACAGGATCTTCGCCACCATGCGCGGGCACCCCATGCCGATCAACAGCTCGCCCAGCCGCCTTTCGAATGCGAA contains these protein-coding regions:
- a CDS encoding MarR family transcriptional regulator, with amino-acid sequence MANRLNRSKSTITREVARNGGAGYRADHAHQMTRIRARRRKPIPLPATPANFVAYGRDPKAVFAFERRLGELLIGMGCPRMVAKILSCLFTADSGKLTSAELVQRLRVSPAAVSTAVGWAEGQELLVREHGARRKQRYSLEKYGGHRAVLASARATLLLAAIHREGAEILGPTTPAGARMDKAGTYLQLVSQDLADSAERRMREVFGD